From Gemmatimonadaceae bacterium, the proteins below share one genomic window:
- the hslU gene encoding ATP-dependent protease ATPase subunit HslU: MTSPRTEQALARLADLTPRRIVAELDRYIVGQAEAKKAVAIALRNRWRRQRTPEEIRHEISPNNIILIGPTGVGKTEIARRLAKLSGAPFIKVEASKFTEVGYVGRDVEGMVRDLVDSAIEMVRSEREQEVEDLANDRVDERLLDLLLPAPTEPPKPTAGEAERVFVASSAGVQQEEQLAAERHKRTREKLKQLLKDGQLEQREVEVEVQQAPPMMDAMNQPGAPEGMQNFTEMLSDLLPKRTKKRTVKVSEARRILLDQEFDKLIDLDDVIGDAIERTESMGIIFLDEIDKIAGQKGDFGGPDVSREGVQRDLLPIVEGSNVQTRHGMVKTDHVLFVAAGAFHVSKPSDLIPELQGRFPIRVELKSLTEDDFVRIMTEPENALTKQYAALVKAESCELSFTDDGIKEIARIAAQVNTRMENIGARRLHTVMTTLLEELLYELPDRGTAPEVVDAKVVRERLVAIAEDEDLRKYIL; this comes from the coding sequence ATGACCAGCCCACGCACCGAACAGGCGCTCGCGCGCCTCGCAGACCTGACCCCGCGACGCATCGTCGCGGAGCTCGACCGCTACATCGTCGGGCAGGCCGAGGCGAAGAAGGCAGTGGCCATCGCGCTGCGGAATCGCTGGCGGCGGCAGCGCACGCCCGAGGAGATCCGGCACGAGATCTCGCCGAACAACATCATCCTCATCGGCCCCACGGGCGTGGGCAAGACGGAGATCGCGCGGCGGCTCGCCAAGCTCTCCGGCGCGCCGTTCATCAAGGTCGAGGCCTCGAAGTTCACCGAGGTCGGCTACGTGGGCCGCGACGTCGAGGGCATGGTCCGCGACCTCGTCGACAGCGCCATCGAGATGGTGCGCTCCGAGCGCGAGCAGGAAGTCGAGGACCTCGCCAACGACCGCGTGGACGAGCGTCTGCTCGACCTGTTGCTGCCGGCGCCCACCGAGCCGCCTAAGCCCACCGCCGGCGAGGCAGAGCGTGTGTTCGTCGCGAGCTCCGCTGGCGTGCAGCAGGAGGAGCAGCTGGCGGCCGAGCGCCACAAGCGCACGCGCGAGAAGCTCAAACAACTGCTCAAGGACGGCCAGCTCGAGCAGCGCGAGGTCGAGGTCGAGGTGCAGCAGGCGCCGCCGATGATGGACGCGATGAACCAGCCGGGCGCGCCGGAAGGCATGCAGAACTTCACGGAGATGCTCTCCGACTTGCTGCCCAAGCGGACCAAGAAGCGCACCGTGAAGGTCAGCGAGGCGCGGCGCATCCTGCTGGACCAGGAATTCGACAAGCTGATCGACCTCGACGATGTCATCGGAGACGCCATCGAACGCACGGAGTCGATGGGCATCATCTTCCTCGACGAGATCGACAAGATCGCCGGGCAGAAGGGGGACTTCGGTGGCCCCGACGTCTCGCGCGAGGGCGTGCAGCGCGACTTGCTGCCGATCGTCGAGGGCTCCAACGTGCAGACGCGGCACGGGATGGTGAAGACGGACCACGTGCTTTTCGTGGCCGCCGGCGCCTTCCACGTATCCAAACCCAGCGACCTGATCCCCGAACTGCAGGGCCGCTTCCCCATCCGCGTGGAGCTCAAGTCGCTCACCGAGGACGATTTCGTCCGCATCATGACGGAGCCGGAGAACGCGCTCACCAAGCAGTACGCGGCGCTGGTCAAGGCGGAGTCCTGCGAGCTCAGCTTCACGGACGACGGCATCAAGGAGATCGCCCGCATCGCCGCGCAGGTGAACACGCGCATGGAGAACATCGGCGCGCGTCGGCTGCACACGGTGATGACGACGCTGCTCGAGGAGCTGCTCTACGAGTTGCCCGATCGTGGCACGGCGCCGGAAGTCGTGGACGCGAAGGTCGTGCGCGAGCGGCTGGTGGCGATTGCCGAGGACGAGGACCTCAGGAAGTACATCCTGTGA
- a CDS encoding tyrosine recombinase XerC translates to MADQEDLVAAFLTHLEKERDVSPNTVAAYGRDLGDLQGFLQRHLAVDAVDWAAIDRLAMRAWLAHLNRRGLSRRSSARALSAARSFFRFLHRNDLVEANPARAVNSPKLEKHLPGHLDRTQVDTMLTAAATRAQEGRFTDVRDLAILELFYSAGLRISELRGIDRRDLDLLSGSLKVRGKGRKERIVPVGEPAQRALREYERVRDQLLAKLGPAGDRVAMFLSQRGKRMSPKTLHNAVTGWLEQVDEGQGLSAHSLRHTFATHLLDGGADLRAVQELLGHASVSTTQIYTHTSVERLKQVYRGAHPRA, encoded by the coding sequence GTGGCTGATCAGGAGGATCTCGTCGCCGCGTTCCTGACCCATCTGGAGAAGGAACGCGACGTCTCGCCGAACACCGTGGCCGCCTACGGCCGCGACCTCGGCGACCTGCAGGGCTTTCTGCAGCGGCACCTCGCGGTGGACGCCGTGGACTGGGCGGCGATCGATCGCCTGGCGATGCGGGCCTGGCTTGCGCACCTGAACCGGCGCGGGCTGTCGCGGCGCTCGAGTGCGCGGGCGCTGTCCGCGGCGCGGTCGTTCTTTCGATTCCTGCATCGCAATGACTTGGTCGAGGCGAACCCGGCGCGGGCGGTGAACAGCCCCAAGCTCGAGAAGCATCTGCCGGGGCACTTGGACCGCACGCAGGTGGACACGATGCTCACCGCTGCCGCCACGCGCGCGCAGGAGGGGCGCTTTACTGACGTGCGCGACCTCGCGATCCTCGAGCTGTTCTATTCGGCCGGGCTGCGGATCAGTGAACTTCGCGGGATCGACCGGCGCGACCTCGATCTGTTGAGCGGATCGCTCAAGGTGCGCGGCAAGGGGCGCAAGGAGCGCATCGTGCCGGTGGGTGAGCCCGCGCAGCGGGCGTTGCGGGAATATGAGCGCGTGCGCGATCAACTGTTGGCGAAGCTCGGGCCTGCGGGCGACCGCGTGGCGATGTTCCTGAGCCAGCGTGGGAAGCGGATGAGTCCCAAGACGCTGCACAACGCAGTCACGGGTTGGCTGGAGCAAGTCGACGAAGGGCAGGGGCTGAGCGCACACTCGCTGCGGCACACCTTCGCCACGCATCTGCTGGACGGTGGGGCGGACCTGCGGGCGGTGCAGGAGCTGCTGGGCCACGCCAGCGTGAGCACCACGCAGATCTACACGCACACCTCGGTGGAGCGGCTCAAGCAGGTGTATCGCGGGGCGCACCCGCGGGCGTGA
- the argF gene encoding ornithine carbamoyltransferase gives MSTHRDFIALPDFSPAELRALFALSDRMRRGEYRKRPLEGMALAMLFHKSSTRTRVSFEVGAWQLGAHPLFLTPRDVQLGRGEDVADTARVLDRMVDGVMIRTYAHDEVVEFARYSEVPVINGLTDLQHPCQILADLLTVQQHLGTFDGKTIAWIGDGNNMANSWCDAAALLGFALRLACPEGYDPDATILANAKSKGRVTLVRDAAEAVDGADVVTTDVWASMGQEEEQAQRERAFARFQVNADLMKRAAKDAIFLHCLPAHRGEEVTAEVIDGAQSRVWDEAENRLHVQKAVMAVLMGNEPLF, from the coding sequence ATGTCCACGCACCGCGACTTCATCGCGCTTCCCGACTTTTCTCCCGCCGAGCTGCGGGCGTTGTTCGCGCTGTCCGACCGCATGCGCCGCGGGGAGTACCGCAAGCGGCCGCTCGAGGGCATGGCGTTGGCCATGCTCTTCCATAAGTCGAGCACGCGCACGCGCGTCTCGTTCGAGGTCGGCGCCTGGCAGCTTGGCGCGCATCCGCTGTTCCTCACGCCGCGCGACGTGCAACTCGGCCGCGGCGAGGACGTGGCCGACACGGCCCGTGTGCTCGACCGCATGGTGGACGGCGTGATGATCCGCACCTACGCGCACGACGAGGTCGTGGAGTTTGCGCGCTATTCCGAGGTGCCGGTCATCAATGGCCTCACGGACCTGCAGCATCCCTGTCAGATCCTCGCCGACCTGCTCACGGTGCAGCAGCACCTGGGCACCTTCGATGGTAAGACGATCGCCTGGATCGGCGATGGCAACAACATGGCCAACAGTTGGTGCGATGCCGCCGCGCTGCTCGGCTTCGCGCTGCGGCTGGCCTGTCCGGAAGGCTACGACCCCGACGCGACGATCCTCGCCAACGCGAAGTCGAAGGGTCGGGTGACGCTGGTGCGTGACGCGGCAGAGGCGGTGGACGGCGCCGACGTCGTGACGACCGATGTCTGGGCCTCGATGGGCCAGGAGGAGGAGCAGGCGCAGCGCGAGCGCGCCTTTGCCCGCTTCCAGGTGAACGCCGACCTGATGAAGCGCGCGGCCAAGGATGCGATCTTCCTGCACTGCCTCCCGGCGCACCGAGGCGAGGAAGTCACCGCCGAGGTCATCGATGGTGCGCAGAGCCGCGTGTGGGACGAGGCCGAGAACCGCCTGCACGTGCAGAAGGCCGTGATGGCCGTGTTGATGGGCAACGAGCCCCTGTTCTGA
- a CDS encoding Fic family protein, translating to MFGTELEPYAVSYRLRAMPPHELEKIGVGRGRRYKLAQAGKSDARVSTANAAVDAAEEIRAQIRQPREQRSYVTYDRDWLFDYVAGETFYLPAAIRKQLAEIGRSPGDTRPAGTFARDIIERLLIDLSWASSRLEGNTYSRLDTQLLLEFGQQAEGKDAREAQMILNHKAAIELLVGEGEQLALSERLLRSVHAALSENLMPTKAEEGALRRREVRIASSNYWPTAVPQLIEECFGRIVSTARQITDPFEQSFFLMVHLPYLQPFTDVNKRTSRLAANIPLIASNLCPLTFVDVPEQEYTEAILAIYELKRIELLRNTFVRAYQRSCELYLVAQQAVTQPDPIRLRYREALSAAVVDAVRGGVVPTLAWGQEWAATHHVPVADRTGFAEVLIDILLGLNDASAARYRILPSEFEQWSTKVRSP from the coding sequence ATGTTCGGCACCGAGCTTGAGCCTTACGCCGTCTCGTACCGGCTGCGGGCTATGCCCCCCCACGAGCTCGAGAAAATCGGTGTCGGCCGAGGACGCCGATACAAGCTCGCCCAAGCGGGCAAGAGCGACGCGAGGGTTTCCACCGCGAATGCGGCGGTGGACGCAGCCGAGGAGATCCGGGCGCAGATCCGCCAGCCTCGCGAGCAGCGGTCCTACGTCACGTACGACCGAGACTGGCTGTTCGACTACGTGGCCGGCGAGACGTTCTACCTGCCCGCGGCAATCCGCAAGCAACTCGCGGAGATTGGGCGCAGTCCCGGCGACACGCGTCCGGCCGGCACCTTCGCCAGGGACATCATCGAGCGCTTGCTCATCGACCTCTCCTGGGCGTCGAGTCGCCTCGAAGGAAACACCTACTCACGATTGGATACGCAGCTCTTGCTCGAGTTTGGGCAGCAAGCAGAGGGAAAGGACGCACGCGAAGCCCAAATGATCCTCAACCACAAGGCCGCGATTGAACTCTTGGTAGGCGAGGGGGAGCAACTCGCACTCAGCGAGAGACTGCTCCGCAGCGTCCACGCGGCGCTGTCGGAGAACCTGATGCCGACCAAGGCGGAAGAGGGGGCGCTGCGCCGCCGCGAGGTTCGCATCGCAAGCTCCAACTACTGGCCCACGGCGGTCCCGCAGCTCATCGAAGAGTGCTTCGGTCGAATCGTAAGCACGGCTCGGCAGATCACGGACCCATTCGAGCAGTCGTTCTTCCTGATGGTGCACCTGCCGTACCTGCAGCCATTCACCGACGTGAACAAGCGGACATCTCGACTCGCCGCGAACATCCCGCTGATCGCGAGCAACCTTTGTCCACTGACCTTCGTGGACGTTCCGGAGCAGGAGTACACGGAGGCAATCCTCGCCATCTATGAGCTCAAGCGGATTGAGCTCCTGCGAAACACTTTCGTCCGCGCGTATCAGCGGTCCTGCGAGCTCTATCTCGTCGCCCAGCAGGCGGTGACGCAGCCGGATCCGATTCGGCTGCGGTATCGCGAGGCGCTCTCGGCAGCTGTCGTCGACGCGGTCCGAGGGGGTGTGGTTCCGACGCTCGCATGGGGACAGGAATGGGCGGCTACGCATCACGTGCCGGTCGCTGACCGGACGGGATTCGCCGAGGTTCTGATTGATATCCTCCTCGGTCTCAACGATGCCTCTGCCGCCCGATATCGGATCCTCCCCAGCGAGTTCGAGCAGTGGAGCACCAAGGTCCGGTCCCCGTAG
- the trmFO gene encoding methylenetetrahydrofolate--tRNA-(uracil(54)-C(5))-methyltransferase (FADH(2)-oxidizing) TrmFO, which produces MSGGSAIHVVGGGLAGSEAAFQLAERGYEVVLHEMRPVRGTAAHRTDRLAELVCSNTFKSTEVTNAHGLLKAEMRALGSIVLESADAARIPAGSALAVDRDVFSAGVHERVHAHPRITVERGEVAALPDVGIVATGPLTSDALAEAIRARLGVAGLAFYDAIAPVLSAESIDYDIAFRAARWDKETMEGAGEEGAYINCPMSREEYDAFIQALSTADQFTAHEFDEVPYFEGCMPIEEMARRGPDTLRHGPMRPVGLKDPRTGKRPWAVVQLRREDRAGRMWNLVGFQTRLRIPEQQRVIRMIPGLAEAEFLRFGSIHRNSYLNAPAALSPHLALRDHATTLFAGQLTGVEGYTESTATGLLAAINLDRLLRGEEPVIPPPTTMLGALYRYLRESDPKHFQPMNANFGLLEELADPPRDKALKRERYAERALQALESWRLEYGVLSAPTTAR; this is translated from the coding sequence GTGAGTGGCGGGAGCGCCATCCACGTCGTCGGAGGCGGCCTCGCGGGTAGCGAGGCCGCCTTTCAGTTGGCGGAGCGCGGGTACGAGGTCGTGTTGCACGAGATGCGCCCCGTGCGCGGCACGGCCGCGCATCGCACGGACCGGCTCGCCGAGCTCGTGTGCAGCAACACCTTCAAGAGCACCGAGGTCACCAACGCGCACGGGCTGCTGAAGGCCGAGATGCGGGCGTTGGGCTCCATCGTGCTCGAGTCCGCGGATGCGGCGCGCATCCCCGCGGGTTCTGCGTTGGCGGTGGATCGCGACGTGTTCAGCGCCGGTGTGCACGAGCGTGTGCACGCACATCCACGCATCACGGTGGAGCGCGGCGAGGTCGCGGCGCTGCCGGACGTCGGCATCGTCGCCACGGGGCCGTTGACGAGCGACGCATTGGCCGAGGCGATCCGGGCGCGGCTCGGCGTGGCGGGCCTCGCGTTCTACGACGCCATCGCGCCCGTGCTGAGCGCGGAGAGCATCGACTACGACATCGCCTTCCGCGCCGCCCGCTGGGACAAGGAGACGATGGAAGGGGCGGGGGAGGAGGGCGCGTATATCAATTGCCCGATGTCCCGCGAGGAGTACGACGCCTTCATTCAGGCGCTGAGCACGGCGGACCAGTTCACGGCGCACGAGTTCGATGAAGTGCCCTACTTCGAGGGTTGTATGCCCATCGAGGAGATGGCACGTCGGGGTCCTGACACGCTGCGCCACGGACCGATGCGGCCGGTTGGGTTGAAGGACCCACGTACGGGCAAGCGCCCCTGGGCCGTGGTCCAGCTGCGGCGCGAGGACCGGGCGGGGCGGATGTGGAACCTCGTCGGCTTCCAGACCCGCCTCAGGATCCCTGAACAGCAGCGCGTGATCCGGATGATCCCCGGGCTCGCCGAGGCGGAGTTCCTGCGCTTCGGCAGCATCCATCGCAATTCGTATCTGAACGCGCCCGCCGCGTTAAGCCCGCACCTCGCGCTACGCGACCACGCGACGACCTTGTTTGCCGGCCAGCTCACGGGCGTGGAGGGCTATACCGAGAGTACGGCGACGGGGCTGCTGGCGGCCATCAATCTTGACCGCCTCCTGCGCGGCGAGGAGCCGGTCATCCCGCCGCCGACCACGATGCTTGGCGCGCTCTACCGCTACCTGCGCGAGTCGGACCCCAAGCACTTCCAGCCGATGAACGCCAACTTCGGCTTGCTCGAGGAGCTGGCGGATCCGCCGCGGGACAAGGCGCTGAAGCGCGAGCGCTACGCCGAGCGGGCGTTACAGGCGCTGGAGTCCTGGCGTCTGGAGTACGGGGTCCTGTCGGCCCCCACTACGGCGAGGTAG
- a CDS encoding bile acid:sodium symporter family protein has translation MGLRFDPAQLVTLNVVLAVMMYGVSLTLRPADFLAVLHKPLAPAAGLVAQFLLLPAASTAIAWALRLDAELALGMILVASCPGGSFSNLMAYRARGDVALSVSMTAVSSLAATLLTPLNFAFWASVNPVTRDYLRAIAVPPGGIFIVVLLVLGLPLALGMWTGQRYPRFAMRMDPPLRRLALLVLLAFVAIAFAQNLTLFVERFGTFFYVVVLQNLLALSLGYASARALRLGDAATRAVTLEVGIQNSGLGLVILFTFFPEAGGMLLVTAFWGVWHLVTGIALSSWWARRPAEAAA, from the coding sequence GTGGGGCTGCGCTTCGATCCGGCCCAGCTCGTCACGCTGAACGTCGTGCTGGCCGTGATGATGTACGGGGTGTCGCTGACGCTGCGACCGGCCGATTTTCTGGCGGTGCTGCACAAGCCGCTGGCTCCAGCGGCGGGGCTTGTCGCCCAGTTCCTGTTGCTGCCGGCCGCGAGCACTGCGATTGCCTGGGCACTGCGCCTGGACGCTGAGCTTGCCCTGGGGATGATCCTCGTGGCCTCGTGCCCGGGCGGAAGCTTCTCCAACCTGATGGCGTATCGCGCGCGGGGTGACGTGGCGCTGTCGGTGTCGATGACCGCGGTCTCAAGCCTCGCGGCCACGCTGCTCACGCCGCTCAACTTCGCGTTCTGGGCCAGCGTGAACCCGGTGACGCGGGACTACCTGCGCGCCATCGCCGTGCCGCCGGGCGGGATCTTCATCGTCGTGCTGCTGGTGCTGGGCCTCCCGCTGGCGCTTGGGATGTGGACGGGTCAGCGCTACCCGCGCTTCGCGATGCGCATGGACCCGCCCCTGCGTCGCCTCGCGCTGCTGGTGCTCCTCGCCTTCGTGGCCATCGCGTTTGCGCAGAACCTCACGCTGTTCGTTGAGCGCTTCGGGACCTTCTTCTATGTCGTCGTCCTGCAGAACCTGCTTGCGCTCTCGCTCGGCTACGCATCGGCCCGCGCGCTGCGCCTAGGGGACGCGGCCACGCGCGCCGTGACGCTCGAGGTCGGCATCCAGAACTCCGGGCTGGGCCTCGTCATCCTGTTTACCTTCTTCCCAGAGGCGGGAGGGATGCTGCTCGTGACGGCCTTCTGGGGGGTGTGGCACTTGGTGACCGGGATCGCGCTGTCGTCGTGGTGGGCGCGGCGTCCCGCTGAGGCGGCGGCGTGA
- a CDS encoding NAD(P)-binding domain-containing protein, with amino-acid sequence MYALIGAGPMGLAMARVLSKHGLPFTGFELHADVGGLWDIANPQSTVYESAHLISSKRMTEFTEFPMRDEVAPYPRHDEMARYFRDFAEHFDLKRHYEFSTRVLRCVRVADGGWDITTEREGKQQTRRFSALLIATGTLHHPFQPALPGEFAGTRMHSANYKSPRVFEGKRVLVVGCGNSGADIAVDAVRHAASVDLSVRRGYWFLPKFIKGRPIDTLGGLITLPRPIKQRLDGLLVRLVVGKPSDYGLPDPDYRLYESHPVMNSLVLHHLAHGDIRARPDLREVAGHTVTFADGSRGEYDVILQATGYALHYPFIDRAALSWDDGPAPRLYLNALHPSDDTLALLGMVEASGLGWQGRYEQAELVALYLKGLTSGHPAARALQQEKRRSFASRIDGGFKYLQLDRMAYYVHKASYLRVLRRHIRALSS; translated from the coding sequence TTGTACGCGCTGATCGGCGCCGGTCCGATGGGGCTCGCGATGGCGCGGGTCCTGTCGAAGCACGGCTTGCCGTTCACGGGCTTTGAGTTGCACGCCGATGTCGGCGGGTTGTGGGACATCGCCAACCCGCAGAGCACGGTCTACGAAAGCGCGCACCTGATCTCCTCCAAGCGGATGACGGAGTTCACCGAGTTCCCGATGCGGGACGAGGTGGCGCCGTATCCGCGGCACGACGAGATGGCGCGGTACTTCCGGGACTTCGCCGAGCACTTCGACCTGAAGCGGCACTACGAGTTCTCGACGCGGGTGCTGCGCTGCGTGCGAGTTGCAGACGGCGGCTGGGACATCACCACGGAACGCGAGGGAAAGCAGCAGACGCGGCGGTTCTCTGCGCTGCTCATCGCCACGGGCACGCTGCACCACCCGTTCCAGCCGGCGTTGCCCGGTGAGTTTGCGGGCACGCGGATGCACTCCGCGAACTACAAGTCGCCGCGCGTGTTCGAGGGCAAGCGCGTCCTCGTGGTCGGCTGCGGAAACTCCGGCGCCGACATCGCGGTGGATGCCGTGCGCCACGCGGCCAGCGTGGACCTGAGCGTGCGGCGCGGCTACTGGTTCCTCCCGAAGTTCATCAAGGGCCGGCCGATCGACACGCTCGGTGGACTGATCACGCTGCCGCGTCCCATCAAGCAGCGCCTGGACGGCCTGCTTGTGCGGCTCGTGGTCGGCAAGCCGTCGGACTACGGCCTGCCGGATCCCGACTATCGTCTCTACGAGTCGCATCCGGTGATGAACTCGCTGGTGCTGCACCACCTGGCGCACGGCGACATTCGCGCGCGACCGGATCTGCGCGAGGTCGCGGGGCACACGGTGACCTTCGCCGATGGTTCGCGCGGCGAGTACGATGTGATTCTCCAGGCCACGGGCTACGCGCTGCATTATCCGTTCATTGATCGCGCGGCGCTCAGCTGGGACGACGGGCCAGCGCCGCGTCTCTATCTCAACGCGCTGCATCCCAGCGACGACACCTTGGCGTTGCTGGGGATGGTCGAGGCCAGCGGACTCGGCTGGCAGGGGCGCTACGAGCAGGCCGAGTTGGTGGCGCTGTACTTGAAGGGCCTGACTTCCGGGCATCCGGCGGCACGCGCGCTTCAGCAAGAGAAGCGCAGGTCCTTCGCCAGTCGCATCGACGGTGGCTTCAAGTACCTACAGCTTGACCGCATGGCCTACTACGTGCACAAGGCGAGCTACCTGCGCGTGCTGCGGCGCCACATCCGGGCCCTGTCCTCGTGA
- the hslV gene encoding ATP-dependent protease subunit HslV, giving the protein MALPTFHATTILAVRRDGKVAIGGDGQVSVGDTVMKQGAVKVRPLKGGRVLAGFAGAAADAFTLFEKFEEKLERHPGNLPRAAVELAKEWRSDRVLRRLEALLIVVDRDHGFVISGNGELIEPDDGICAIGSGGSYALAAARALVRETQLPPVEIVKRALSIAGEICIYTNTHITVVEPTA; this is encoded by the coding sequence ATGGCACTACCCACCTTCCACGCCACCACCATCCTCGCCGTCCGCCGCGACGGCAAGGTTGCCATCGGCGGCGACGGCCAGGTCTCCGTCGGCGACACGGTGATGAAGCAGGGCGCGGTGAAGGTGCGCCCGCTCAAGGGCGGCCGCGTGCTCGCCGGATTTGCCGGGGCCGCTGCCGACGCCTTCACGCTGTTCGAGAAGTTCGAGGAAAAGCTCGAGCGGCACCCCGGCAACCTGCCGCGCGCCGCCGTTGAGCTGGCCAAGGAATGGCGCTCCGACCGCGTGCTGCGCCGCCTCGAGGCCCTGCTCATCGTGGTGGACCGCGACCACGGCTTCGTCATCTCTGGCAACGGTGAGTTGATCGAACCGGATGACGGCATCTGCGCCATCGGTTCCGGTGGCTCCTATGCACTCGCCGCCGCGCGTGCGCTCGTGCGCGAGACGCAGCTTCCGCCCGTGGAAATCGTGAAGCGTGCGCTCTCGATCGCCGGCGAGATCTGCATCTATACCAACACGCACATCACCGTCGTCGAGCCGACGGCGTAG
- a CDS encoding NAD-dependent epimerase/dehydratase family protein, with protein sequence MSARRVLITGAGGYVGGVVGGRLSRECQVFGIDLRPRTDAGFEIVPMDIRDNALGRWMRERRITHVVHLASVLEGKGDRAREYDIDVNGTRNVVKACLEARARHLTVASSGAAYGYHADNPPLISEDAPLRATPSFAYAHHKRLVEEMLAEYRRTHPALAQLVLRIGTVLGATTSNQITALFLRKRILAVIGSDSPFAFVWDQDLAAAFVHGVLGDRAGIYNVSGDGTLGIREIAARLGKPVLALPASFLWSALAVGRALAVSRYGPEQLAFLRYRPVLDNHRLKESFGFVPTKTSAEAFTIFAQSQAGR encoded by the coding sequence GTGAGCGCGCGGCGCGTGCTCATCACGGGTGCGGGCGGCTACGTCGGCGGCGTGGTCGGCGGTCGGCTCTCGCGCGAGTGCCAAGTGTTCGGCATCGACCTGCGGCCGCGCACGGACGCCGGATTCGAGATCGTGCCGATGGACATCCGCGACAACGCGCTGGGTCGCTGGATGCGTGAGAGGCGCATCACGCACGTGGTGCACCTGGCCTCGGTGCTTGAAGGCAAGGGCGACCGCGCGCGCGAGTACGACATCGACGTCAATGGCACGCGCAACGTCGTGAAGGCCTGCCTCGAAGCGCGCGCCCGGCACCTCACCGTCGCCAGCTCAGGCGCCGCGTACGGCTACCACGCGGACAACCCGCCGCTCATCAGCGAGGACGCGCCGCTGCGCGCCACGCCGAGCTTCGCCTACGCGCACCACAAGCGCCTGGTCGAGGAGATGCTGGCCGAGTACCGGCGCACGCATCCCGCGCTGGCGCAGTTAGTCCTGCGCATCGGTACCGTGCTCGGCGCCACGACGTCGAACCAGATCACCGCGCTGTTCCTGAGGAAACGCATCCTCGCCGTGATCGGCAGCGACTCGCCTTTCGCATTCGTTTGGGATCAGGATCTGGCCGCTGCCTTCGTGCACGGGGTGTTGGGTGATCGCGCCGGCATCTACAACGTGTCCGGCGATGGGACCTTGGGGATTCGCGAGATCGCAGCGCGTCTGGGGAAACCGGTGTTGGCGCTGCCTGCCTCCTTCCTCTGGAGCGCGCTGGCCGTCGGTCGGGCGCTCGCTGTGAGTCGCTACGGCCCGGAGCAGCTGGCGTTCCTGCGCTACCGACCGGTGCTCGACAACCATCGACTGAAGGAGTCGTTTGGCTTCGTGCCAACCAAGACCTCCGCTGAGGCCTTCACGATCTTTGCGCAGTCCCAAGCGGGCCGCTGA
- a CDS encoding SRPBCC domain-containing protein has translation MKFIKRLLILAVLVAGGLYLYGRSLPREHVASSTIVLVASPDTVYKVIRNVSTTPSWWSDMKGARRLTDKARETWEENMGAAGVMHVEMTTLTEPRQVVTTIVDNEEAGWGGVWTYDITSSGSGTEVRITEDGYVDSPIFRVLMKWMGEHRTMDSYLRSLGGHFGEMVTPRHGG, from the coding sequence ATGAAGTTCATCAAACGACTGTTGATCCTGGCGGTGTTGGTGGCCGGCGGCCTGTACCTCTACGGCCGTTCTCTGCCGCGCGAGCACGTGGCGAGCTCCACGATCGTGCTCGTGGCATCGCCTGACACTGTGTACAAGGTGATTCGCAACGTGTCGACCACGCCCAGCTGGTGGTCCGACATGAAGGGGGCGCGCCGCCTGACCGACAAGGCGCGCGAGACCTGGGAAGAGAACATGGGCGCCGCCGGCGTGATGCACGTCGAGATGACCACGCTCACGGAGCCGCGGCAGGTCGTGACGACCATCGTCGACAACGAGGAGGCCGGCTGGGGCGGCGTGTGGACGTATGACATCACGTCCTCGGGATCTGGCACCGAGGTGCGGATCACCGAGGACGGCTACGTGGACTCGCCGATCTTCCGCGTCCTGATGAAGTGGATGGGCGAGCATCGGACGATGGACAGCTACCTGCGCTCGCTCGGCGGGCATTTTGGCGAGATGGTGACGCCGCGGCACGGTGGCTGA